A segment of the Oxobacter pfennigii genome:
AATTCAACAAGGTTAAATTAATAACCTCAAAGGGTAAGATAAACGCATCTTACCTTCAATGCAAAGAGCTTTCATGCATATCCAATAGCGGAAAGATATCAATAGCGGGTACGGAATTTGACTCAGGGGAAGCCTTTACATCGTCAAATAAGATAGAGTTCTGTGATATTACCTGCAACAAACTTTATGTGAAGGCTTCAAAGAGCCCTGTTATAATTGAGAACTTAAATTGCAGCAATTGCGAGATCATTACCTCGTCGGAGAGAATTGACATATCCTTATCAGACGAATGGAAGGATTATTTAGAATTGAAGCTTAAAAACAGTAATGGTACAATTGAAGCAGATTTGGCATTTCAGGATGGCACCGCAGTTTTTATTGAAGCTTCCACTAAAAACCACAATATAATAATAGATATACCCAATTTTATTTATTCAAATGATTACTTAAGTTCAGATGAAAGACACAGACAGATAACAGGGAAAAATTCATGCTATGATTCATCAGCCAGAAAGATAGATGTATCGGCATGTACGGAAAATGCGGCAATAGAGATAAGATAGGAGGTTTATCCTTTGCTTAAAATAATTAAAGATATTGAAGTATACAGCCCGGAGTATTCAGGAAAAAAAGATGTGCTGCTGATTAATGACAAAATAGGAAAGATTTCAGATAATATTGATTTGCCTTCTGTGAGCTTTTATGATATTGAAGTAATTTCAGGCGAAGATAAAATACTTACACCCGGCTTTATTGACGGCCATGTTCACATAACAGGCGGAGGCGGTGAAGGCGGCTTTACCACCCGCACTCCTGAGGCCATGCTTACAGATATAACTTCTTTTGGCATAACGACCGTCGTAGGGTGCCTGGGTACCGACGGTACTACAAGGCACATGGCCGCCCTTCTTGCAAAGGCAAGGGCATTAGAGGAAGAAGGCATAACAACTTATATATATACCGGTTCCTATGAAATCCCAACCAGGAACATAACTGACAATTCAAGAAATGATATCATACTAATAGATAAAATAATTGGAATAGGGGAGATTGCCATATCGGACCACCGTTCGGCTCAGCCCACAACTCAGGATATACTAAGGCTGGCAGCAGAAGCACGTGTCGGCGGAATGCTCTCAGGAAAAGCCGGGGTACTGCACCTTCATGTAGGCGATGGCAAGAGAAAGCTTTCACAGCTTTTTGAAATCACAAATATAGGCGAAATACCGCCGGAACAGATGGTACCCACACATATAAACCGTACTCGTGAACTATTGTATGATTCTATAAAATATGCAAAATCAGGGGGCTATGTTGATATAACTTCCAGCATAAAGCCTGTATTAGATGGCTCTATTGTAAAACCCAGCACCGCTTTAAAAATGATGCTTATAAACGGCGTTCCTCAAGAAAAAATAACCATGAGCTCTGACGGCAACGGAAGCTCACCTGAATTTGACTCGAAGGGAAATCTTTTAAGGCTTGGAGTTGGTTCCTTAAGGGATAATCACAGTGAATTCTGCGATGCCGTATTTAAAGAAAACATCCCGGTTGATACAGCGCTTATGCCTTTGACTTCAAATCCGGCAGACGTTTTAAAGTTAAGTAATAAAAAAGGCCGCATACAGCCTGGCCTGGATGCGGACATAATTTTGATGAATAAAGAGGACCTGTCCATCGATACTGTAATTGCAAAGGGCAAAGTCATGGTAAAAGAGGGAAAGCCTGTCGTCTTCGGTACCTTTGAAAAGCTGATTTAGTTCGTGCTTTTTTCAATTAATGCAATTTCTCCATCTGTAAGTTTAAAGTAATCATATACCAATTCATCAATGCGCCTTATATATGTATTAAGAGCCCCTTCATCCTTTGAATAAATTATTTTATTTACAAGTTCTTCTATATCGCAGTTTGCCAAACAAGGGATTTTAAGGCGCATTACTGTATTGGGATAATAATCATATAGGTTTTCTCCAAGCTTTTTGGCATAGCTTTTAAAATAAAATTCATATAATTTGCTGTTTAATAGCCCCAGTAAAAATTCATATGATATTTTATCCTTAAATTCGTCTTTTATAATAATACCGTAGATGTCAGCGCTGCTATAGCTTCCTTCATCTAAAGCAAATCTGTTATTTGAGGACTTATACGGGAATATAATCTTTTTCCCGTCAAAACGCTTTGCTTCCCTGCCCCACTGCAGTTCATACCACTTTCTTACACCGTTTTTGCATTCTCTTCTTTGCATAAGCTTATCCTTATATTGTTCAATATGTGATATGGCGCCTTTGAATTCTTCAACATTCTTGATATCATTCGCATATATCAGGTACTTGCTATTATTATCAGTAACATATTTTTTAATATTGCTGTTCTTAATCCATCTTTTTAACAGAGCTTTTTCAATGTTAAACTTATTTATAATGTTTTTGTCCACTATAAAAGCTTTATCACAACCAGTTATTATCCCCTGAAAGCTTATACAAGCCTCTGAAAGATTACACTTTAATTGGGATTGGATTTTTTCTATTATTGATGCACTTTCATCGTTTATCAGGGACCATCCTGAATCAAGGAGGGTGTGTTGATTAACAGTAAAAAAATCATAGTATCTAGCATCTTTGATGTTAATGGCAGTGAATATAAGTTCACCGTCTAATTTTTTAAGCTGCGGTTTTGCTTTAGCTACATTTATCTTATTAGATTGAGTGCTTTTCTCTTTTATGATTTCAATTATTACAGGGTCTACTGAGATACCCTTTATAATTCTGACACCGTAAAAATCTATTATTTCATTTAATTCAGTGTTTTCTTTTAAGAAATTTCTTAAAGAAAAGCCGCTGGGAGACTCCATGAAATATCTTGATGTTATAAAGTTCAGCACTCCTTTTTCATTTAGCCTGTCTATGGAGCTCTTGATAAAGCAAAAGGAAATATCGGCTTTGTCTTTGAATATATCCTCATATATGCCGTTTAAGAGTTTTCTGTATTTCCCCCCCATTTTCTTATGACCTATATAGGGAGGATTTCCTATTATCAAATCAAACTTATTGCTCCAAAAATCTCTATGTTCTAAAAAAGTATCCTCCCAGTTTAATAGGCTGTCACAGCATATAATTTTAGGCACAGCAAGGGATTTCGGACTTTTCATTATCAGATTGATTACAGAAAGTTTAACTCCATATTCATCTGCATCGGCAGCGAAAATATTATTATTTATTATATGTTCATGTATGGTGTTTTTCTTTAAGTTCAACTCCGGATTTTTTTCATTTATAATATCAAGATTATCTTTATATATACACCTAAGCCTGTTATATATCTCATCTAAAAAGTATCCGCTTCCGCAGGAAGGATCCAGAATTTTTATGTATGGATTTTTAGATAAATCATATTGGCTAAGTGCTTTATCCACCATATATTTTATAATGAATTTTGGAGTATAAAAGCTGCCTGAGGCCTTTTTTCTCTCTGTTTCCATCAAGTCTTCATATTCTCTCGCAATGCCATTTACATTATGTTCTTCTGTTAAGACACCGTTATTTTGAATGAGTTTATTATAAATTACATCTATTTTTTCTTTGTTATTGCCCATGTTAATCCCCTTATATTGGTCTGTAAACTTAGAATGCTTTCTAGCAAAATATTTTTTTCATATATACATTATAATAAAATTCAATATAAGAATACATTTTTAATTATTTTCCTACAATATAAAATGGAAATAACGTTATAATATAATTATAAAGTGAAAATGGAGTGATAATATGAAGAAAGCTGCGATAATGATTTTAGCACTTTTTACATTATTGAATTCAGCATCCTGCGGTTTAATCGGTCAAGATAAAATCGTTTCGGAAAAGAATCCTGATTTTGTATTTGATGATGAAATTTCATCGGTAAGCAATGAGGATAATGAAGATATAAAAGAAACTGCAAATGAAGATACAGTTACACCCACCACACCTACTGTCCCTACTCCTAAGGATAGTATAGATTATCCTATAGTGGATATTTCAACTTTAAGCAATGAAAAGATTGTTAATTGGATGCCGGGTAGGAATAAGGAACATAAAGTGCCTATTTTGAGTTCCAAATTTAAAAATATTCTTGATAAATATGAAGGCTACTTTACTGGAGATACGGAAAACAAGGTAATATATTTAACCTTTGATGAAGGGTATGAGAATGGCTATACAGGTGAAATTCTTGATATTTTAAAGCAAAAAGGAGTCACAGCAGCGTTTTTTGTGACTTTGCCATATATAAAGAAAAATCCCGAGCTTGTAAAACGTATGGTAGATGAAGGTCACATTGTGGGAAATCACAGTGAAACACACCCTTCCATGCCCGATGTTTCCGATGAAAAGGTATTAAGCGAGATTAAAAATACAGCTGATTATTTCAAAGAGATTACAGGCAAAGACATGCCCGGCTTTTTCAGGCCGCCAATGGGGGAATGGAGCGAAAGGACCCTTTATCTCACCAATTCCTTAGGCTATAAAACAATACTTTGGAGCATGGCTCACAAGGACTGGGATACTAACAACCAGCCAGGCAAGGCTGCCACTTTGGACTTTGTTAATACTTATTACCACAATGGCGCCATTTTACTTTTGCATGCTGTATCTAAAAGCAATACAGAAGCTTTAGGAGAAATAATACAAAATCTCCAAAACAACGGATACCGTTTTGCTCCCCTTGATGAATTAAAAAAATAAAGCTTTTGTTATTTTGAGCCTTCTCCTGAGTTGACTTTGGAACCCCACTTAGCCAATTGATTCAGTATTGGTATCAGATCGTCACAGGCCGAAGTTAACGCATATTCTACTCTTACAGGCATTTCATCATATTGTCTTCGGCATACCAAGCCATCGTTTTCCAGCTCCTTTAATGAACTGGCCAGCATGGTATTGGTTATGCCGTTTATTTTACGTTTAAGCTCATTATATCTGGTTGTCCCATCCTGATGCAAAGCACATAGTATTGGTATCTTCCATTTGCCGCCTATTAGTTTCAAAGCACTTCCCAAAGGGCAGTATTCTTTGCAGGGACATTTATTGGCACATGAGTTTTCGCAGTAACTTTTTTCTTCTATAATCATAATTTTCTTACCTGCTCATTATATTCTGCGTAATTGTATATGAAATATCGCAGTAGTATTATTATACCAGGTAGTAATTACATAGTGAAGAGCTGCCAAATAACTTTTTCAGGGGGTAAAAAAATGATTATCAGTGAAGATGTAAAAAAAGTACTTGAAGGTTCGGCATTTCTGTCAATTGTTACTGTGGATTCAAACGGAACGCCACACCCGATTATAGTGGGAAAAGGTGAAGTCTCTGACGACAAAGTAGTTTTCGGCATTTATAAAATGGAGGAAACCCGTAAAAATCTTGAAACAAACAGCAGTGCCTGGGTTGTAGGAGCAACTAAAGACGGCGGTCCAAAGGGCTATCGCCTTGCAGGTACTGCAACAACACAGGACAAGCAGCTTATATTCACAGCAGCAAGTGTAGAAGCACTCATTTAAGCTTTAATGGACAATAAAAATCACGCGTAAAACGCGTGATTTTTATTTATTTCAAAACACCTATCTTATCTTCAACAACTTCAACAACCCGATTTGTTATGATAAGTTCAACACACTTGTTGATATCAATATACATGATCCGGTCTTCCTTAAGAGGCGGAACTATACTGCGAACCAATTTATAAGCTTCGTCTACACCTTCTCCTCTCTTTCCTTCCTTGCGGTATTCCAGAGCCTGGGCTGCTGCTAAAAGCTCTATTGCCAGCACTCTTTGAACATTTTTCAATATTTCCCTCGCTTTTCTTGCGGCAATTGTTCCCATACTGACATGATCTTCCTGATTCGCAGAAGAAGGTATGGAATCCACGGATGCCGGATGCGCAAGTACTTTATTTTCAGATACAAGGGAAGCAGCAGAATATTGAGCTATCATAAATCCTGAATTCAATCCCCCCTGCTCCGTTAAAAATGGAGGCAAATCGTTCAATTGATAATTAACCAGTCTCTCTAATCTTCTCTCAGATACATTGGCAAATTCAGATAAAGCTATACCTAAAAAGTCCATGACAAGGGCTAATGGCTGGCCATGGAAATTACCTCCCGATATAATCTCGCCATCATCGGGAAATATCAGAGGATTATCCGTAGCCGAATTAATCTCTATATCAATTACACCTTTTATATACTCAATTGAGTCTTTACCTGCACCGTGAATTTGAGGTATGCACCTTAACGTATAAGCATCCTGTACCTTTAATTCACCCTGTTCTGTTATAAGCTCACTGTATCGAGTTAGTCTTGCCATGTTTTCCATAGTATTAATAGAACCCTTATGGGGCCTCACCATTCCGATTTTATTGTCAAAAGCGGTTATTATTCCCCTTAGAGCTTCAAAGGTCATTGCAGACACTATATCTGCTGTCTTTGATAAATTTAAGCTGTCGTATATAGCCAAAGCTGCAATAGCCGTCATAACCTGGGTGCCGTTTATAAGGGCTAAGCCTTCCTTCTCAACCAGCTCAACGGGCTCAATTCCAGCTCTCTTAAGAGCCTCCTTGCCTACAAGCCTTTCACCTTCATAAAAGGCCTCACCTTCTCCCATCAAAACCAGAACCATGTGGGATAAGGGCGCCAAATCTCCGCTGGCACCTAAAGAGCCTTTTTCAGGAATTACAGGATGCACTTTTTTATTAAGCATTTTTATAAGAGTCTCTATCGTTGACAACCTTATACCCGAATAGCCCTTTGAAAGCGCATTTATTCTTAAAAGCATTATGGTCCTGACAATTTCAATATCCAGTGGGTCGCCTACACCGCAGGCATGGGAAATTATAAGGTTTCTCTGCAAAGTCCTGGTTTCTTTTTTTGAAATGACCACATCGCTGAATTTTCCAAAGCCTGTAGTTATACCATATTGAACTTTTTCAGCTTTAACCATATCATCAATAAGAGCTCTTGATTTATTTATTCGCTCCTTAGCCTCATTTGAAATTTCTACGCTATAATTATTTCTCGCTACATTTACCACATCCTCAACTGTCAGGCTATTTCCGTCTATGATTACTCTTTCCATTAACCCTTCCCCTTTCGATACTTAGTAATATTCTTTGAAAAAATAAATTTATTATTATATAATTGCCTTTTTAATTATTCACACATTTATCAATTCACAGGTTTATTACAGTAAAGCAAATTAAAAACACCTGGCAAATTGCAGGTGTTATTCTCTCATCCCTATTTTCCTTGCCGGCACGCCGCCGACTATTGAATATTCTTCAACGTCTTTGGTTACTACGGCCCCGGCGGCTATAACCGCCCCATTTTTAATATTGACTCCCGGAAGTATGATGGCTCTTGTGCCTATCCATACATCGTCGCCTATTCTTACATTTTTCACTTTAATCCCCTGATTTCTTATTAATTCATTTCTTTTCATTTCATGATTGGAGGTAAAGATCATAATCTCAGGCGCCATTAAAACATCATTTCCTATTATGATTTCTCCTATATCCTGCAAAAAGCTGCTATCTCCTATGCCGGAATTATCTCCTATGGAAATATTATAACCCTTTGCAAATTTAATGCCCGGCCTTATGTTCACGTTTTTGCCCATGCTTTTAAATATACCCTTTAGTATATGATATTTAATTTTATTGACAAAGCCCCGGCTGCTGTTTGTTGTTGGGATATTATTAACTGCAGCCATAAAAATAATTTTTCTTATATTCATTTTATCCCCTTCGTTTAAAGCTATTATGAACCCCTGTTATAATAATTTGCGCTATTTAGCCAACTGGTATATAGCCTGGCTGTATATCTCGGTACATTTTATAAGATTATCTATATCCATGGATTCATCCGGCTTATGAGAGGTTTTGATTTCGCCTGGGAACAGCGGTCCAAAGGCTGCCATATTGTTAAATGCCTTTGCATATGTTTGGCCATTTACAGAAACAACGCTGCCTTCTTCACCCACAACAGAATTATATGTATTTAAAAGTGTGGAAATCAAAATACTGTCTTCGGGAATATAAAGAGGTGCTCTATGCCTTAAAATATCCATATTTACCTTTTTGCTGGCAGCATCATTGGTTATAAATTCCATTAATTTATCATAGCTTGATTCAATCGGATATCTTATATTAATAACAGCTTTTGCAGTATCCTCATCTATATATAATCCAGTCAAATAAACAGTATAATTCAAATTATGTGAATCGGCATATTCTATATGCACCTTCTTGCCTGAATTCTCTGAAGTAGAAAATTTCGATATATACTTAATAAAATCCGATACATCATTTTGGCCAAGGCTGAATTGTGCAAGGAATTCAATTAACTGGCCTATGGCGTTTTTGCTCATGCTGACATCTTTATTATTGGATGCATTGCTTTTTGAAATTATTGTATACATATCAACAATCTCGTTTATTATCATATTTGTCTTTTTAGTTTCATCGTAAAGCTCCAATATATCCTTTAACATATATTTAGCCATGCCCTTTAGCTTTAACTCACAGGTACATTCATTGGGGATTGTATTTACATTATCGTCACATTTAATGGATTTTATTTCAATCATTCCCTTTGACTTTCTGGCTATTTCCTTACTAAATTCAATATCAATGGACCCTATTTCCGAATTTACCGCGGGAAAGAATCCATCAGGGACAAAACCAATGTCCGGAGCTTTTTCCTGCTCAAGGTATTTTTTTATATCTTCCCAGCCATTTTCTTCATCGGTACCGAAGATTATTCGAATCTTTTTGCTTAATGAAACTGCCGAATCTTTAATCGCCTTTAATGCGTATAATGCTGCAATAATGGGTCCTTTATCATCAATTGCTCCCCGGCCGTAAATCCTGTCAGCATGAATCTCCCCGGTAAATGGAGGATAAGTCCATCCGCTTCCTTCGTGAACTACATCAAGGTGACCTATTATACCTACAGTCTCCTCACCTTGTCCATATTCTGCATAACCTATATATCCGTTTAAATTCTTTGTCTTAAAACCCATGGAGGCTGCAATATCCAGTGCATACATAAGAGCCCTGTTTATACCTTCTCCAAAAGGTGCATCGTCTTTGGGCTCATCCTTTACACTCCTTATTCTTACCATATCCTGTACTGATTTAACTATATCCGGTTTCATTGAATGTATGTATTCATTAAAATTCATATACTATACTCCTTAATAAGGATGCCAAGCTTTAACCTTGTATCCTTTCATGAAAAACATAGCTAATGTATATTATATAGATATTTTCTGATAATTTCTATATAAATTGAATATAATGCATTTCCGCCAAATTAAAAAGGCATTCATTATGAAAATGAAGCCTAATTTATACCACAAAGATTTCAAATATTATTAAACCCAATATTGCTTTCCCATTTATTATAGTAGGTTATATCCTTAATTCCTACCTTCTCCTTATCTTCCGGCATTTCATCTCCGTACCCTAAAGGCGTTATTCCAACAATCCTAATCTGGGAAGGGATTTTTAGAATTGATTTTATATTATCCTCATCAAACAGCCCTATCCAGCAGGTTGCAAGACCCTCATAAGTTGCTGACAGCATTATATGTTCCATGGCTATGCCGCAATCAGCCATGTAATATTCCTTATCATCTATTTCCTCCGTATCCACAGGGTTGGCACAAATTATAACTATCATGGGAGCATGTTTTAATGCATCCTGAGCCGGATTAGACTCATCCACGGCTTGAGATATCATAAGCTTGGTCTCAAGTTCGTCTACTATTATAAATCTCCAGCAATGTTTGCATGACCAGGAGGGTATCAGTGTTGCTGATTTAAAAATTCTATAAAGTTTTTCCTTTTCGACCGGTATATCCTTATACTTGCGTATACTCCGTCTTTTTTCAATAATGTCGTACAATTCCATACATACCACCTTCCATACAGCAAGTCTATAAAAATAGTATGTGCGGAAGATAGTAAATAATTACACAAATGCTGAGTTTTAAAAAATTAATTAGTGGAAAATGCCTATTTCCCTCTCTTTCGGATCTTGTCAATTATGGTTTTAACCTCATCAACTTTAAATAATATAATCAATGCAAAATAAACTGATACCCCTGCTAATATCAATATTGCCACTGTAATTGTATGAGAGGATATTGAAATAATATTATTTAAAACTGTAATTACACCAGACATAACTGCAGCTGCTGCACATATTTTTATAAGGTTTTTTAATAAATACGTACCCATGGAAATGCTTATTTTTTTCTTCAGCATCCAATATGCCATACCAAACTGGAATACCGCCACCAATGAAGTGGCAAGGGCTAATCCCAAATGCCTCATAGTTTTCATGAAGAAATAATCCATGAGAGCATTAAGAAATATGGTAAAGAGGCTTATGTACATCAAGGTTTTTGTGTCCCTCATGGAATAATAGACCTTTGAAATAACTGCCGTTCCTCCATAAAGTATAATAGTGGGGCTGTATCCCAATAATGCCAGTGATGTATTAATGGTATCTGAGCTTGTAAATACATTTCTCTCATATAAAAGCTTTACTACATCCATCCTTAATGTTATAAGCCCTGCAAAGGATGGTATAAGAAAAATAAGACTTATTATAAGGGCTTTATTTAAATAAATTTTAAGATTTTCTCTGTCTTCCTTGTTAATATAATCAATGAGGTCAGGAAAAATAATAGTTGATATAATTCCGGCAAACAGTGTTATGGGAAGCTCAACCACTTTGTTTCCATAGCTCAAATAAGACATACTTCCTTCAGCAAGGTATGATGCAAAAATTCTGTCTACAAAAACGTTTACCTGGCTCATGGATGTAGCTATCAATATTGGAAGGAGCATTCCAAAGAATTTTTGTGTAAATTCAGGATACATTTTTAAATTAAGACTAAATCTCTTATCAATGCTTTTAAGCTTCATAAATTGGAGTATAAGCCCGATGGCTGCACCTGTCATGTAACCGTAAGCTATTGAGTTAATATTAGTACTTCCACCGAACAAAAAAACCCCTGCAATTATGCCTGCAGATAAAAGGCTTATTGCAATCAGCGGATATATAAACTGCCTGTAACAATTTAAAAGGGCTCCTTCTATGATTGTACCGCTGTATATAAACACTCCTATAAAGAATATCCTGGATATTGATGCTGCAGCCTCTATGTTTTCCGGAGTGAACCCGGGATATAAAAGCTTTATTATTTGTCCGGAAAACACTATACCGATAACCGTCATAAATAAAATCAGTATCAGCAAATATGAAGATATGCTGTTTATTTTTTCCCAGGCCATATCTTCGTCGGCTTCCTTCTCCGATAAAAACAATGGCGAATATACATTAACCAATCCGGCATATAATAGCGCCATTATAAAATACGGTACAAGATATCCCCCAATATATGCATCCGTCAGACCGGTGGCTCCAAACTGGCTGGCTATTACCATCTCTCTTCCGAATCCCAATGCTTTTTCAATTATTGTAGCTAGGACCATCAATATTGCGGCCCTCTTTATACTATATTTACTCATATAATTTCATCCTCAATTCTTGGTAGTATCGCTTGAGATGGCTCCATTCACTGCTCCATGACCTAGAGTTATGCATCATCTTATTGTAAAGGGCTCTCCGGCCCAAAACCATCCTGCTTTTGACGGCCGCTTATGCTCGCTTGACGCTTCTTTACAATAAGATGCTCAGAGTTCTTCGGATATCACCTCTACGGTCGCTCCGCAATGTCCCTGTCATCATCCCAAGCTTATGCTATGAAAAGTAAATTGACTAACACTAATAGTCCCTAACCTTACTCCACATAAGGCTTATAAACAGCAGCAATATGAAGTTGCGCCAGTGGTAGAAAGTTGCCATGGTGATGTTCGTAATAAGTACTGCCAGTACCGATAGATTTACTGACATAGCATAGTGACGGACCATGGTGCTTGTGCTTTTTCTTATAATGTCTTTTAATGTTGCAACAAAAATATAGATGTATAATGATAAATGTGCCAGCAAGCCTAATGCACCGTAATTTCTCAGTATGTGTATATATTCATTATCAACGGATGAATAATATACTCCTATAACCGGTCCGATACCTACAATTGGATGAAACTTGAATAAGTTTATTGCCTCTATCCAGTGTTTAATACGGTCGTTTACGCTGTTTACATCAAATTTATATTTTATTATATCAAAAATATAATACAGGTCCATATATTTGACTGCCAGTGCAATTACTATAAGTATGACCAAAAATGCAATCAGATACTTTATTATATTTTTTCTGCCGCCTTTTATAGTCTGAACAATCATAAAATAAAAGAATACCATAATAACTACGGCAATGCCTGTCCTTGACTGGGTAAATATAAGTGATAAGAAAAGCATTATATCTATAATCAGGTTTACAGCTTTATGTTTCAAATCATCTGCATGTACGATATTGGAAGTAATACAAGCCATTAATACCATAAGCTGGAGAGAATAAAAATTGGGATTTGACAGAGTCCCTAGTACCCTCCTCCACTCCTGCTTTTCAATGAGGGAATCGATTACCGCTCTTCCGCTTTCGCTTGATATATAATATCCTGTGAACCACTCATTAAAATTAAACAGATTTGTTCTTTGCATTATCCCGACAAGAGCTATTAAAAAAGCCAGCGCAGGCAGGAATTTATAAAGAAAAAATCTATGATTATCTTCATCTATACCTGCAGGCAAAATAGCAATGGCTAATAGAATATACAATCCCACTTTGATATTAGGTACAATATTTGAAATTATATTTACAAAGCCATTATGTATTATGAAATTTACTATGGAAATCGTATCCGTTAAAAATATAGCCGATAATAGCAATGCAATGATCCTTATGCTCCTGTTTTTCTCATAAAAGCTTTCCTTTACAGCATAAGGCAGAAGAAAAACAAAAAGAATGGTGAGTATAAATGTCACTTCAAAATTCTCTCTTCCTGCTATTTTTATATAAGGTGTAAAAATCACAAGTG
Coding sequences within it:
- the iadA gene encoding beta-aspartyl-peptidase codes for the protein MLKIIKDIEVYSPEYSGKKDVLLINDKIGKISDNIDLPSVSFYDIEVISGEDKILTPGFIDGHVHITGGGGEGGFTTRTPEAMLTDITSFGITTVVGCLGTDGTTRHMAALLAKARALEEEGITTYIYTGSYEIPTRNITDNSRNDIILIDKIIGIGEIAISDHRSAQPTTQDILRLAAEARVGGMLSGKAGVLHLHVGDGKRKLSQLFEITNIGEIPPEQMVPTHINRTRELLYDSIKYAKSGGYVDITSSIKPVLDGSIVKPSTALKMMLINGVPQEKITMSSDGNGSSPEFDSKGNLLRLGVGSLRDNHSEFCDAVFKENIPVDTALMPLTSNPADVLKLSNKKGRIQPGLDADIILMNKEDLSIDTVIAKGKVMVKEGKPVVFGTFEKLI
- a CDS encoding Eco57I restriction-modification methylase domain-containing protein, which gives rise to MGNNKEKIDVIYNKLIQNNGVLTEEHNVNGIAREYEDLMETERKKASGSFYTPKFIIKYMVDKALSQYDLSKNPYIKILDPSCGSGYFLDEIYNRLRCIYKDNLDIINEKNPELNLKKNTIHEHIINNNIFAADADEYGVKLSVINLIMKSPKSLAVPKIICCDSLLNWEDTFLEHRDFWSNKFDLIIGNPPYIGHKKMGGKYRKLLNGIYEDIFKDKADISFCFIKSSIDRLNEKGVLNFITSRYFMESPSGFSLRNFLKENTELNEIIDFYGVRIIKGISVDPVIIEIIKEKSTQSNKINVAKAKPQLKKLDGELIFTAINIKDARYYDFFTVNQHTLLDSGWSLINDESASIIEKIQSQLKCNLSEACISFQGIITGCDKAFIVDKNIINKFNIEKALLKRWIKNSNIKKYVTDNNSKYLIYANDIKNVEEFKGAISHIEQYKDKLMQRRECKNGVRKWYELQWGREAKRFDGKKIIFPYKSSNNRFALDEGSYSSADIYGIIIKDEFKDKISYEFLLGLLNSKLYEFYFKSYAKKLGENLYDYYPNTVMRLKIPCLANCDIEELVNKIIYSKDEGALNTYIRRIDELVYDYFKLTDGEIALIEKSTN
- the pdaA gene encoding delta-lactam-biosynthetic de-N-acetylase; its protein translation is MKKAAIMILALFTLLNSASCGLIGQDKIVSEKNPDFVFDDEISSVSNEDNEDIKETANEDTVTPTTPTVPTPKDSIDYPIVDISTLSNEKIVNWMPGRNKEHKVPILSSKFKNILDKYEGYFTGDTENKVIYLTFDEGYENGYTGEILDILKQKGVTAAFFVTLPYIKKNPELVKRMVDEGHIVGNHSETHPSMPDVSDEKVLSEIKNTADYFKEITGKDMPGFFRPPMGEWSERTLYLTNSLGYKTILWSMAHKDWDTNNQPGKAATLDFVNTYYHNGAILLLHAVSKSNTEALGEIIQNLQNNGYRFAPLDELKK
- a CDS encoding winged helix-turn-helix transcriptional regulator, producing the protein MIIEEKSYCENSCANKCPCKEYCPLGSALKLIGGKWKIPILCALHQDGTTRYNELKRKINGITNTMLASSLKELENDGLVCRRQYDEMPVRVEYALTSACDDLIPILNQLAKWGSKVNSGEGSK
- a CDS encoding pyridoxamine 5'-phosphate oxidase family protein; the encoded protein is MIISEDVKKVLEGSAFLSIVTVDSNGTPHPIIVGKGEVSDDKVVFGIYKMEETRKNLETNSSAWVVGATKDGGPKGYRLAGTATTQDKQLIFTAASVEALI
- the hutH gene encoding histidine ammonia-lyase, giving the protein MERVIIDGNSLTVEDVVNVARNNYSVEISNEAKERINKSRALIDDMVKAEKVQYGITTGFGKFSDVVISKKETRTLQRNLIISHACGVGDPLDIEIVRTIMLLRINALSKGYSGIRLSTIETLIKMLNKKVHPVIPEKGSLGASGDLAPLSHMVLVLMGEGEAFYEGERLVGKEALKRAGIEPVELVEKEGLALINGTQVMTAIAALAIYDSLNLSKTADIVSAMTFEALRGIITAFDNKIGMVRPHKGSINTMENMARLTRYSELITEQGELKVQDAYTLRCIPQIHGAGKDSIEYIKGVIDIEINSATDNPLIFPDDGEIISGGNFHGQPLALVMDFLGIALSEFANVSERRLERLVNYQLNDLPPFLTEQGGLNSGFMIAQYSAASLVSENKVLAHPASVDSIPSSANQEDHVSMGTIAARKAREILKNVQRVLAIELLAAAQALEYRKEGKRGEGVDEAYKLVRSIVPPLKEDRIMYIDINKCVELIITNRVVEVVEDKIGVLK
- the pepV gene encoding dipeptidase PepV, with product MNFNEYIHSMKPDIVKSVQDMVRIRSVKDEPKDDAPFGEGINRALMYALDIAASMGFKTKNLNGYIGYAEYGQGEETVGIIGHLDVVHEGSGWTYPPFTGEIHADRIYGRGAIDDKGPIIAALYALKAIKDSAVSLSKKIRIIFGTDEENGWEDIKKYLEQEKAPDIGFVPDGFFPAVNSEIGSIDIEFSKEIARKSKGMIEIKSIKCDDNVNTIPNECTCELKLKGMAKYMLKDILELYDETKKTNMIINEIVDMYTIISKSNASNNKDVSMSKNAIGQLIEFLAQFSLGQNDVSDFIKYISKFSTSENSGKKVHIEYADSHNLNYTVYLTGLYIDEDTAKAVINIRYPIESSYDKLMEFITNDAASKKVNMDILRHRAPLYIPEDSILISTLLNTYNSVVGEEGSVVSVNGQTYAKAFNNMAAFGPLFPGEIKTSHKPDESMDIDNLIKCTEIYSQAIYQLAK